From the genome of Primulina eburnea isolate SZY01 chromosome 12, ASM2296580v1, whole genome shotgun sequence, one region includes:
- the LOC140807489 gene encoding replication factor C subunit 3 has product MAGTISVMDIDDEGDNNHIPKPDNGKNVVVSPPKSKAIPWVEKYRPQSLDDVAAHRDIVETIDRLASGNRLPHLLLYGPPGTGKTSTILALARKLYGNQMHNMVLELNASDDRGIDVVRQQIQDFASTQSISFGGKSAVKLVLLDEADAMTKDAQFALRRVIEKYTKSTRFALICNNVNKLIPAVQSRCTRFRFAPLDAVNITERLKHVIKAEMLDVPENGLKALVRLCNGDMRKALNILQSTHMASQQITEEAIYLCTGNPLPKDIEQISFWLLNESFATSYKKISEIKTRKGLALVDIVREVTMFVFKIKMPADVRILLINEMADIEYRLSLACNDKLQLGSLIAAFTRTRASLVAAAAK; this is encoded by the exons ATGGCGGGCACAATTTCAGTCATGGACATCGACGACGAAGGCGACAACAATCACATTCCGAAACCCGATAATGGAAAGAACGTCGTCGTATCTCCGCCGAAATCCAAGGCCATCCCCTGGGTCGAGAAGTACCGTCCTCAATCTCTAGACGACGTCGCAGCGCACCGTGATATTGTTGAAACCA TTGACAGATTAGCTAGTGGGAACAGATTACCCCATTTGCTGCTTTATGGACCACCAGGAACGGGGAAAACATCCACTATACTGGCATTGGCGCGCAAGCTGTATGGGAATCAGATGCACAACATGGTTCTTGAGCTGAACGCATCAGATGATCGTGGTATTGATGTGGTCCGGCAGCAGATTCAGGACTTTGCAAGCACTCAGAGTATCTCTTTTGG GGGAAAATCTGCTGTAAAGTTAGTTCTATTGGATGAGGCAGATGCCATGACCAAGGATGCACAATTCGCTCTCCGTCGTG TCATTGAGAAATACACAAAAAGCACTAGATTTGCTTTGATTTGTAACAATGTCAACAAGCTTATTCCAGCCGTACAATCAAGGTGTACCCGGTTTCGATTTGCTCCTCTTGATGCTGTGAATATCACTGAGAGGCTTAAACATGTTATTAAAGCTGAAAT GCTTGACGTACCTGAAAATGGTTTGAAGGCTCTTGTAAGACTTTGTAATGGTGACATGAGAAAAGCCTTGAATATTTTACAG TCAACACATATGGCTTCTCAGCAGATTACGGAAGAAGCTATATACTTGTGCACTGGAAATCCTTTGCCTAAAGACATTGAACAGATTTCCTTTTGGCTTCTGAATGAGTCATTTGCCACGAGTTACAAAA AAATTTCTGAAATCAAGACAAGAAAAGGACTGGCTTTGGTGGATATTGTGAGAGAAGTAACAAT GTTTGTTTTCAAGATCAAGATGCCGGCTGATGTTCGTATTCTTCTTATAAATGAAATGGCCGATATCGA ATATAGGCTGAGTTTAGCATGCAATGATAAGCTGCAGCTTGGATCACTAATTGCTGCTTTTACCCGAACCAGGGCTTCGCTTGTTGCTGCTGCTGCAAAATAG